Proteins encoded by one window of Rhodamnia argentea isolate NSW1041297 chromosome 6, ASM2092103v1, whole genome shotgun sequence:
- the LOC115748473 gene encoding putative disease resistance protein RGA3 — MVEAVIVTIVEEIIAKLVPQALEKVGNLWGVKQELTKLKDTDAFYDAQYLLEEINAEATRWELRGHNEMIKELRTFFSSSNQLAFKLKMSYKVRAVRERIGAIKADKGFHLDERPVYSRVEREWGKREETHSFIHERDIRGRDDDRKNVIEFLLDSDVKENVSILPIVGIGGLGKTALAQVVYNDERVEKQFNLKMWVCISNDFKLKKIVQNIIACATKKEPTEVPMERLQSELRAAIDGKRYLLVLDDLWNAELEM, encoded by the exons aTGGTGGAAGCTGTCATCGTCACCATTGTTGAAGAGATCATTGCTAAACTGGTCCCTCAAGCACTGGAAAAGGTTGGAAACTTGTGGGGCGTCAAGCAAGAGCTTACGAAGCTCAAGGACACT GACGCTTTCTATGACGCGCAATACTTGCTTGAAGAAATCAATGCAGAAGCTACGCGATGGGAACTGAGGGGCCACAATGAAATGATCAAGGAGTTAAGGACATTTTTCTCGAGTTCGAATCAACTTGCTTTTAAACTGAAGATGAGTTACAAAGTAAGAGCAGTGAGGGAGAGAATAGGAGCCATTAAGGCCGATAAGGGATTCCACTTGGATGAGCGTCCTGTGTATTCgcgggtagagagagagtggggaaagagagaagagactCATTCGTTTATACATGAGAGAGACATAAGAGGGAGAGACGATGATAGGAAGAATGTCATAGAATTCTTGTTGGATTCAGACGTGAAAGAGAACGTTTCCATCCTTCCAATAGTTGGTATTGGTGGGCTTGGAAAAACTGCTCTTGCTCAAGTTGTGTATAATGATGAGAGGGTAGAAAAACAGTTTAACTTGAAGATGTGGGTTTGCATCTCTAATGACTTTAAGttgaaaaaaattgtgcaaaacaTCATAGCTTGTGCAACAAAGAAAGAACCAACCGAGGTTCCGATGGAGCGATTACAAAGTGAGTTGAGGGCAGCGATTGATGGAAAGAGGTATCTCTTAGTTTTAGATGATTTGTGGAATGCAGAACTAGAAATGTAG